One Zeugodacus cucurbitae isolate PBARC_wt_2022May chromosome 3, idZeuCucr1.2, whole genome shotgun sequence genomic region harbors:
- the Ccdc50_3 gene encoding uncharacterized protein Ccdc50_3 isoform X1, producing MNNLTKTELLPKSGHVTEVCKEWLVREDSALAYKLQSQEINDFYKGNRQRNAVVREDFPTALNEQIKEKEEAEKQVEMYRRRLHEQEAHDKRVAKEIADKLERDLQEQRQRELLESEEMAQQMQELYVNLPPPTRGKAQLPPPRPAKASILQQNPNEPSTSNGRYFGGGSSGGSSSSTSSSQHMSHQQLLQSPQTPQHQSAFQPYHKPQQQQHEQTSPESYLLQQNHFSQTDCYVGISIQKSPSLTGGSAVDSPSPPTSSTRKHQQTKTSTNGASHLLHQHQHSLSSISSGSAASTSSGAAAAAIMATSPVQSSSFPHQHPHQHTPTALQQQQQKRNAFDMHQNPTHAPYTNHSPTHTTTTTTTPPGVHQRQHSVEELVEYSDVVDNIRQQHNMSATDGVGLTTGSPQSHHNTFSNNHPIPTTGALSNRLHSVSNENLLRNEHKFQKLSPEKYDQLVGNDGSGGCGMPNAMAAERHMQAHADDIELYVDPCDYASLKEIGLPMEEIKEMSKKLKQEQKDELLARRLQQMESHDGLTQEERDRLLAIEAQDKELAKMLQDRERAKAKRAKEKARLRKHQQKDGNTTLCSSSGSSSNGLHCGPLLPLPQDCLSFGKHSSHAAPSPTAVAPNNFPYSAHASAQNGLHAHAVTEEEEADIIDVEAYSNPIDVLHNQQQRQQQNGTLTNGSLTREGGRRSNGSLHNGNIAQQHNSMLLQRGEDDIYTLPVDSCRPGQRPTSLNISAASDAQLLQHNSMTRSENYSIDSHDSLSRHELAPRMNYSQSSTFGIYLKAQAPHRLICRFRVRDAQTPATSGKRSQKISVRISEAAATN from the exons TGTGCAAGGAATGGCTGGTACGTGAAGACAGCGCACTGGCCTATAAATTGCAGTCGCAAGAGA TAAATGACTTCTACAAAGGCAATCGACAGCGCAATGCTGTGGTACGTGAAGATTTTCCCACCGCGCTGAACGAACAAATCAAAGAGAAGGAAGAGGCGGAGAAGCAAGTGGAAATGTATCGGCGACGCCTGCACGAACA GGAAGCGCATGACAAGCGTGTGGCCAAGGAGATCGCCGACAAGTTGGAACGTGACTTGCAGGAACAAAGACAGCGTGAGTTGTTGGAGAGCGAAGAGATGGCGCAGCAGATGCAG GAGCTGTACGTGAATTTGCCGCCACCGACGCGTGGCAAGGCGCAATTGCCACCGCCGCGTCCCGCTAAAGCAAGTATCTTGCAACAGAATCCAAATGAACCCTCAACATCGAATGGTAGATATTTTGGTGGTGGTAGTAGTGGTGGCAGTAGTAGTAGTACCAGTAGTAGCCAGCACATGAGTCATCAACAGCTGTTACAATCACCACAAACACCGCAACACCAGTCAGCATTTCAACCATATCAcaagccgcaacaacaacaacatgaacaaaCATCACCAGAATCATATTTGTTGCAACAGAATCATTTCTCACAAACCGATTGTTATGTTGGCATCAGCATACAAAAGTCACCCTCACTTACAGGAGGATCAGCGGTAGATTCACCATCACCACCAACATCTTCAACACGCAAACATCagcaaacaaaaacatcaaCCAATGGCGCTTCACACTTATTG CATCAACATCAACACTCATTGTCCTCCATTTCATCGGGTTCGGCTGCATCGACATCCTCAGGAGCTGCTGCTGCAGCAATAATGGCAACCTCACCGGTACAATCATCCTCATTTCCACATCAACATCCACACCAGCATACACCAAcagcactacaacaacaacaacaaaaacgcaatGCGTTCGATATGCACCAAAACCCCACACATGCACCTTATACTAATCACTCACCAacccacacaacaacaacaacaacaacaccaccaggTGTACACCAACGTCAGCACTCAGTTGAAGAATTGGTTGAGTACTCAGATGTTGTTGATAACATACGCCAACAGCATAATATGAGTGCAACTGATGGTGTTGGCCTTACAACCGGTTCACCACAATCACACCACAACACTTTCAGTAATAATCACCCCATTCCAACCACTGGTGCTTTAAGCAATCGTCTGCATTCGGTTTCCAATGAGAATTTGCTTAgaaatgaacataaatttcAGAAACTCTCACCTGAGAAATACGATCAGCTGGTGGGTAATGATGGCAGTGGTGGGTGTGGCATGCCAAATGCGATGGCCGCTGAGCGGCATATGCAAGCGCATGCCGATGACATCGAATTGTATGTGGATCCGTGTGATTATGCGAGCTTAAAGGAGATCGGCTTGCCGATGGAGGAGATCAAGGAGATGAGTAAGAAGCTGAAACAGGAGCAGAAGGATGAG CTGTTGGCGCGACGCTTGCAACAAATGGAGTCACATGACGGACTCACACAGGAAGAGCGCGATCGGTTGTTGGCGATCGAGGCGCAAGACAAAGAGCTGGCGAAAATGCTGCAAGATCGC GAGCGCGCCAAAGCGAAACGCGCCAAAGAGAAGGCGCGCCTGCGCAAACATCAACAAAAGGATGGCAACACCACACTGTGCTCCTCCAGTGGCAGCTCTTCGAATGGTCTACATTGTGGTCCACTGTTACCACTGCCACAGGATTGCCTCTCATTCGGCAAGCACTCGTCACATGCAGCACCCTCACCAACAGCGGTCGCGCCCAACAACTTCCCCTACAGCGCGCATGCGTCCGCGCAAAATGGCTTACATGCGCACGCGGTGACGGAGGAGGAGGAGGCGGACATCATCGATGTGGAGGCCTACTCGAATCCCATTGATGTGCTGCACAatcaacaacaacgccaacaacagaATGGCACACTCACTAATGGCAGTCTGACACGTGAGGGTGGACGCCGCAGTAACGGCAGTCTACACAATGGCAACattgcacaacaacacaacagcatGTTGCTGCAACGCGGTGAAGATGATATCTACACGCTGCCGGTGGATAGTTGTCGCCCAGGGCAGCGGCCTACATCGCTGAACATTAGCGCGGCCAGTGATGCGCAACTCTTGCAACACAACTCAATGACTAG ATCTGAAAACTACTCCATTGATTCGCATGACTCACTGAGCCGTCACGAGCTGGCGCCACGCATGAACTACTCGCAGTCGAGTacttttggtatatat TTGAAAGCTCAAGCCCCACACCGCCTTATATGCCGATTCAGGGTACGCGACGCTCAAACTCCGGCGACGAGCGGAAAAAGAAGTCAAAAGATAAGTGTACGCATCAGTGAAGCGGCGGCCACAAATTAG
- the Ccdc50_3 gene encoding uncharacterized protein Ccdc50_3 isoform X3 yields MNNLTKTELLPKSGHVTEVCKEWLVREDSALAYKLQSQEINDFYKGNRQRNAVVREDFPTALNEQIKEKEEAEKQVEMYRRRLHEQEAHDKRVAKEIADKLERDLQEQRQRELLESEEMAQQMQELYVNLPPPTRGKAQLPPPRPAKASILQQNPNEPSTSNGRYFGGGSSGGSSSSTSSSQHMSHQQLLQSPQTPQHQSAFQPYHKPQQQQHEQTSPESYLLQQNHFSQTDCYVGISIQKSPSLTGGSAVDSPSPPTSSTRKHQQTKTSTNGASHLLHQHQHSLSSISSGSAASTSSGAAAAAIMATSPKLSPEKYDQLVGNDGSGGCGMPNAMAAERHMQAHADDIELYVDPCDYASLKEIGLPMEEIKEMSKKLKQEQKDELLARRLQQMESHDGLTQEERDRLLAIEAQDKELAKMLQDRERAKAKRAKEKARLRKHQQKDGNTTLCSSSGSSSNGLHCGPLLPLPQDCLSFGKHSSHAAPSPTAVAPNNFPYSAHASAQNGLHAHAVTEEEEADIIDVEAYSNPIDVLHNQQQRQQQNGTLTNGSLTREGGRRSNGSLHNGNIAQQHNSMLLQRGEDDIYTLPVDSCRPGQRPTSLNISAASDAQLLQHNSMTRSENYSIDSHDSLSRHELAPRMNYSQSSTFGIYLKAQAPHRLICRFRVRDAQTPATSGKRSQKISVRISEAAATN; encoded by the exons TGTGCAAGGAATGGCTGGTACGTGAAGACAGCGCACTGGCCTATAAATTGCAGTCGCAAGAGA TAAATGACTTCTACAAAGGCAATCGACAGCGCAATGCTGTGGTACGTGAAGATTTTCCCACCGCGCTGAACGAACAAATCAAAGAGAAGGAAGAGGCGGAGAAGCAAGTGGAAATGTATCGGCGACGCCTGCACGAACA GGAAGCGCATGACAAGCGTGTGGCCAAGGAGATCGCCGACAAGTTGGAACGTGACTTGCAGGAACAAAGACAGCGTGAGTTGTTGGAGAGCGAAGAGATGGCGCAGCAGATGCAG GAGCTGTACGTGAATTTGCCGCCACCGACGCGTGGCAAGGCGCAATTGCCACCGCCGCGTCCCGCTAAAGCAAGTATCTTGCAACAGAATCCAAATGAACCCTCAACATCGAATGGTAGATATTTTGGTGGTGGTAGTAGTGGTGGCAGTAGTAGTAGTACCAGTAGTAGCCAGCACATGAGTCATCAACAGCTGTTACAATCACCACAAACACCGCAACACCAGTCAGCATTTCAACCATATCAcaagccgcaacaacaacaacatgaacaaaCATCACCAGAATCATATTTGTTGCAACAGAATCATTTCTCACAAACCGATTGTTATGTTGGCATCAGCATACAAAAGTCACCCTCACTTACAGGAGGATCAGCGGTAGATTCACCATCACCACCAACATCTTCAACACGCAAACATCagcaaacaaaaacatcaaCCAATGGCGCTTCACACTTATTG CATCAACATCAACACTCATTGTCCTCCATTTCATCGGGTTCGGCTGCATCGACATCCTCAGGAGCTGCTGCTGCAGCAATAATGGCAACCTCACCG AAACTCTCACCTGAGAAATACGATCAGCTGGTGGGTAATGATGGCAGTGGTGGGTGTGGCATGCCAAATGCGATGGCCGCTGAGCGGCATATGCAAGCGCATGCCGATGACATCGAATTGTATGTGGATCCGTGTGATTATGCGAGCTTAAAGGAGATCGGCTTGCCGATGGAGGAGATCAAGGAGATGAGTAAGAAGCTGAAACAGGAGCAGAAGGATGAG CTGTTGGCGCGACGCTTGCAACAAATGGAGTCACATGACGGACTCACACAGGAAGAGCGCGATCGGTTGTTGGCGATCGAGGCGCAAGACAAAGAGCTGGCGAAAATGCTGCAAGATCGC GAGCGCGCCAAAGCGAAACGCGCCAAAGAGAAGGCGCGCCTGCGCAAACATCAACAAAAGGATGGCAACACCACACTGTGCTCCTCCAGTGGCAGCTCTTCGAATGGTCTACATTGTGGTCCACTGTTACCACTGCCACAGGATTGCCTCTCATTCGGCAAGCACTCGTCACATGCAGCACCCTCACCAACAGCGGTCGCGCCCAACAACTTCCCCTACAGCGCGCATGCGTCCGCGCAAAATGGCTTACATGCGCACGCGGTGACGGAGGAGGAGGAGGCGGACATCATCGATGTGGAGGCCTACTCGAATCCCATTGATGTGCTGCACAatcaacaacaacgccaacaacagaATGGCACACTCACTAATGGCAGTCTGACACGTGAGGGTGGACGCCGCAGTAACGGCAGTCTACACAATGGCAACattgcacaacaacacaacagcatGTTGCTGCAACGCGGTGAAGATGATATCTACACGCTGCCGGTGGATAGTTGTCGCCCAGGGCAGCGGCCTACATCGCTGAACATTAGCGCGGCCAGTGATGCGCAACTCTTGCAACACAACTCAATGACTAG ATCTGAAAACTACTCCATTGATTCGCATGACTCACTGAGCCGTCACGAGCTGGCGCCACGCATGAACTACTCGCAGTCGAGTacttttggtatatat TTGAAAGCTCAAGCCCCACACCGCCTTATATGCCGATTCAGGGTACGCGACGCTCAAACTCCGGCGACGAGCGGAAAAAGAAGTCAAAAGATAAGTGTACGCATCAGTGAAGCGGCGGCCACAAATTAG
- the Ccdc50_3 gene encoding uncharacterized protein Ccdc50_3 isoform X4, which translates to MNNLTKTELLPKSGHVTEVCKEWLVREDSALAYKLQSQEINDFYKGNRQRNAVVREDFPTALNEQIKEKEEAEKQVEMYRRRLHEQEAHDKRVAKEIADKLERDLQEQRQRELLESEEMAQQMQELYVNLPPPTRGKAQLPPPRPAKASILQQNPNEPSTSNGRYFGGGSSGGSSSSTSSSQHMSHQQLLQSPQTPQHQSAFQPYHKPQQQQHEQTSPESYLLQQNHFSQTDCYVGISIQKSPSLTGGSAVDSPSPPTSSTRKHQQTKTSTNGASHLLKLSPEKYDQLVGNDGSGGCGMPNAMAAERHMQAHADDIELYVDPCDYASLKEIGLPMEEIKEMSKKLKQEQKDELLARRLQQMESHDGLTQEERDRLLAIEAQDKELAKMLQDRERAKAKRAKEKARLRKHQQKDGNTTLCSSSGSSSNGLHCGPLLPLPQDCLSFGKHSSHAAPSPTAVAPNNFPYSAHASAQNGLHAHAVTEEEEADIIDVEAYSNPIDVLHNQQQRQQQNGTLTNGSLTREGGRRSNGSLHNGNIAQQHNSMLLQRGEDDIYTLPVDSCRPGQRPTSLNISAASDAQLLQHNSMTRSENYSIDSHDSLSRHELAPRMNYSQSSTFGIYLKAQAPHRLICRFRVRDAQTPATSGKRSQKISVRISEAAATN; encoded by the exons TGTGCAAGGAATGGCTGGTACGTGAAGACAGCGCACTGGCCTATAAATTGCAGTCGCAAGAGA TAAATGACTTCTACAAAGGCAATCGACAGCGCAATGCTGTGGTACGTGAAGATTTTCCCACCGCGCTGAACGAACAAATCAAAGAGAAGGAAGAGGCGGAGAAGCAAGTGGAAATGTATCGGCGACGCCTGCACGAACA GGAAGCGCATGACAAGCGTGTGGCCAAGGAGATCGCCGACAAGTTGGAACGTGACTTGCAGGAACAAAGACAGCGTGAGTTGTTGGAGAGCGAAGAGATGGCGCAGCAGATGCAG GAGCTGTACGTGAATTTGCCGCCACCGACGCGTGGCAAGGCGCAATTGCCACCGCCGCGTCCCGCTAAAGCAAGTATCTTGCAACAGAATCCAAATGAACCCTCAACATCGAATGGTAGATATTTTGGTGGTGGTAGTAGTGGTGGCAGTAGTAGTAGTACCAGTAGTAGCCAGCACATGAGTCATCAACAGCTGTTACAATCACCACAAACACCGCAACACCAGTCAGCATTTCAACCATATCAcaagccgcaacaacaacaacatgaacaaaCATCACCAGAATCATATTTGTTGCAACAGAATCATTTCTCACAAACCGATTGTTATGTTGGCATCAGCATACAAAAGTCACCCTCACTTACAGGAGGATCAGCGGTAGATTCACCATCACCACCAACATCTTCAACACGCAAACATCagcaaacaaaaacatcaaCCAATGGCGCTTCACACTTATTG AAACTCTCACCTGAGAAATACGATCAGCTGGTGGGTAATGATGGCAGTGGTGGGTGTGGCATGCCAAATGCGATGGCCGCTGAGCGGCATATGCAAGCGCATGCCGATGACATCGAATTGTATGTGGATCCGTGTGATTATGCGAGCTTAAAGGAGATCGGCTTGCCGATGGAGGAGATCAAGGAGATGAGTAAGAAGCTGAAACAGGAGCAGAAGGATGAG CTGTTGGCGCGACGCTTGCAACAAATGGAGTCACATGACGGACTCACACAGGAAGAGCGCGATCGGTTGTTGGCGATCGAGGCGCAAGACAAAGAGCTGGCGAAAATGCTGCAAGATCGC GAGCGCGCCAAAGCGAAACGCGCCAAAGAGAAGGCGCGCCTGCGCAAACATCAACAAAAGGATGGCAACACCACACTGTGCTCCTCCAGTGGCAGCTCTTCGAATGGTCTACATTGTGGTCCACTGTTACCACTGCCACAGGATTGCCTCTCATTCGGCAAGCACTCGTCACATGCAGCACCCTCACCAACAGCGGTCGCGCCCAACAACTTCCCCTACAGCGCGCATGCGTCCGCGCAAAATGGCTTACATGCGCACGCGGTGACGGAGGAGGAGGAGGCGGACATCATCGATGTGGAGGCCTACTCGAATCCCATTGATGTGCTGCACAatcaacaacaacgccaacaacagaATGGCACACTCACTAATGGCAGTCTGACACGTGAGGGTGGACGCCGCAGTAACGGCAGTCTACACAATGGCAACattgcacaacaacacaacagcatGTTGCTGCAACGCGGTGAAGATGATATCTACACGCTGCCGGTGGATAGTTGTCGCCCAGGGCAGCGGCCTACATCGCTGAACATTAGCGCGGCCAGTGATGCGCAACTCTTGCAACACAACTCAATGACTAG ATCTGAAAACTACTCCATTGATTCGCATGACTCACTGAGCCGTCACGAGCTGGCGCCACGCATGAACTACTCGCAGTCGAGTacttttggtatatat TTGAAAGCTCAAGCCCCACACCGCCTTATATGCCGATTCAGGGTACGCGACGCTCAAACTCCGGCGACGAGCGGAAAAAGAAGTCAAAAGATAAGTGTACGCATCAGTGAAGCGGCGGCCACAAATTAG
- the Ccdc50_3 gene encoding uncharacterized protein Ccdc50_3 isoform X2, whose translation MNNLTKTELLPKSGHVTEVCKEWLVREDSALAYKLQSQEINDFYKGNRQRNAVVREDFPTALNEQIKEKEEAEKQVEMYRRRLHEQEAHDKRVAKEIADKLERDLQEQRQRELLESEEMAQQMQELYVNLPPPTRGKAQLPPPRPAKASILQQNPNEPSTSNGRYFGGGSSGGSSSSTSSSQHMSHQQLLQSPQTPQHQSAFQPYHKPQQQQHEQTSPESYLLQQNHFSQTDCYVGISIQKSPSLTGGSAVDSPSPPTSSTRKHQQTKTSTNGASHLLHQHQHSLSSISSGSAASTSSGAAAAAIMATSPVQSSSFPHQHPHQHTPTALQQQQQKRNAFDMHQNPTHAPYTNHSPTHTTTTTTTPPGVHQRQHSVEELVEYSDVVDNIRQQHNMSATDGVGLTTGSPQSHHNTFSNNHPIPTTGALSNRLHSVSNENLLRNEHKFQKLSPEKYDQLVGNDGSGGCGMPNAMAAERHMQAHADDIELYVDPCDYASLKEIGLPMEEIKEMSKKLKQEQKDELLARRLQQMESHDGLTQEERDRLLAIEAQDKELAKMLQDRERAKAKRAKEKARLRKHQQKDGNTTLCSSSGSSSNGLHCGPLLPLPQDCLSFGKHSSHAAPSPTAVAPNNFPYSAHASAQNGLHAHAVTEEEEADIIDVEAYSNPIDVLHNQQQRQQQNGTLTNGSLTREGGRRSNGSLHNGNIAQQHNSMLLQRGEDDIYTLPVDSCRPGQRPTSLNISAASDAQLLQHNSMTRSENYSIDSHDSLSRHELAPRMNYSQSSTFVESSSPTPPYMPIQGTRRSNSGDERKKKSKDKCTHQ comes from the exons TGTGCAAGGAATGGCTGGTACGTGAAGACAGCGCACTGGCCTATAAATTGCAGTCGCAAGAGA TAAATGACTTCTACAAAGGCAATCGACAGCGCAATGCTGTGGTACGTGAAGATTTTCCCACCGCGCTGAACGAACAAATCAAAGAGAAGGAAGAGGCGGAGAAGCAAGTGGAAATGTATCGGCGACGCCTGCACGAACA GGAAGCGCATGACAAGCGTGTGGCCAAGGAGATCGCCGACAAGTTGGAACGTGACTTGCAGGAACAAAGACAGCGTGAGTTGTTGGAGAGCGAAGAGATGGCGCAGCAGATGCAG GAGCTGTACGTGAATTTGCCGCCACCGACGCGTGGCAAGGCGCAATTGCCACCGCCGCGTCCCGCTAAAGCAAGTATCTTGCAACAGAATCCAAATGAACCCTCAACATCGAATGGTAGATATTTTGGTGGTGGTAGTAGTGGTGGCAGTAGTAGTAGTACCAGTAGTAGCCAGCACATGAGTCATCAACAGCTGTTACAATCACCACAAACACCGCAACACCAGTCAGCATTTCAACCATATCAcaagccgcaacaacaacaacatgaacaaaCATCACCAGAATCATATTTGTTGCAACAGAATCATTTCTCACAAACCGATTGTTATGTTGGCATCAGCATACAAAAGTCACCCTCACTTACAGGAGGATCAGCGGTAGATTCACCATCACCACCAACATCTTCAACACGCAAACATCagcaaacaaaaacatcaaCCAATGGCGCTTCACACTTATTG CATCAACATCAACACTCATTGTCCTCCATTTCATCGGGTTCGGCTGCATCGACATCCTCAGGAGCTGCTGCTGCAGCAATAATGGCAACCTCACCGGTACAATCATCCTCATTTCCACATCAACATCCACACCAGCATACACCAAcagcactacaacaacaacaacaaaaacgcaatGCGTTCGATATGCACCAAAACCCCACACATGCACCTTATACTAATCACTCACCAacccacacaacaacaacaacaacaacaccaccaggTGTACACCAACGTCAGCACTCAGTTGAAGAATTGGTTGAGTACTCAGATGTTGTTGATAACATACGCCAACAGCATAATATGAGTGCAACTGATGGTGTTGGCCTTACAACCGGTTCACCACAATCACACCACAACACTTTCAGTAATAATCACCCCATTCCAACCACTGGTGCTTTAAGCAATCGTCTGCATTCGGTTTCCAATGAGAATTTGCTTAgaaatgaacataaatttcAGAAACTCTCACCTGAGAAATACGATCAGCTGGTGGGTAATGATGGCAGTGGTGGGTGTGGCATGCCAAATGCGATGGCCGCTGAGCGGCATATGCAAGCGCATGCCGATGACATCGAATTGTATGTGGATCCGTGTGATTATGCGAGCTTAAAGGAGATCGGCTTGCCGATGGAGGAGATCAAGGAGATGAGTAAGAAGCTGAAACAGGAGCAGAAGGATGAG CTGTTGGCGCGACGCTTGCAACAAATGGAGTCACATGACGGACTCACACAGGAAGAGCGCGATCGGTTGTTGGCGATCGAGGCGCAAGACAAAGAGCTGGCGAAAATGCTGCAAGATCGC GAGCGCGCCAAAGCGAAACGCGCCAAAGAGAAGGCGCGCCTGCGCAAACATCAACAAAAGGATGGCAACACCACACTGTGCTCCTCCAGTGGCAGCTCTTCGAATGGTCTACATTGTGGTCCACTGTTACCACTGCCACAGGATTGCCTCTCATTCGGCAAGCACTCGTCACATGCAGCACCCTCACCAACAGCGGTCGCGCCCAACAACTTCCCCTACAGCGCGCATGCGTCCGCGCAAAATGGCTTACATGCGCACGCGGTGACGGAGGAGGAGGAGGCGGACATCATCGATGTGGAGGCCTACTCGAATCCCATTGATGTGCTGCACAatcaacaacaacgccaacaacagaATGGCACACTCACTAATGGCAGTCTGACACGTGAGGGTGGACGCCGCAGTAACGGCAGTCTACACAATGGCAACattgcacaacaacacaacagcatGTTGCTGCAACGCGGTGAAGATGATATCTACACGCTGCCGGTGGATAGTTGTCGCCCAGGGCAGCGGCCTACATCGCTGAACATTAGCGCGGCCAGTGATGCGCAACTCTTGCAACACAACTCAATGACTAG ATCTGAAAACTACTCCATTGATTCGCATGACTCACTGAGCCGTCACGAGCTGGCGCCACGCATGAACTACTCGCAGTCGAGTacttttg TTGAAAGCTCAAGCCCCACACCGCCTTATATGCCGATTCAGGGTACGCGACGCTCAAACTCCGGCGACGAGCGGAAAAAGAAGTCAAAAGATAAGTGTACGCATCAGTGA